A single region of the Lysinibacillus sp. B2A1 genome encodes:
- the aroH gene encoding chorismate mutase, giving the protein MIRGLRGAITIESDKPELVWDETARLVREVVAANQVEVDDIASILISTTPDITSAFPARAVRLMDGWQYVPVMCTHEMDVPNALPLCIRVLIHADVEVAQKDVKHLYLNDAVKLRPDLAQA; this is encoded by the coding sequence ATGATTCGTGGACTTAGAGGAGCAATTACAATTGAATCTGACAAGCCAGAGCTTGTATGGGATGAGACAGCAAGATTAGTGCGAGAGGTAGTAGCAGCAAATCAAGTAGAGGTGGATGATATCGCTTCAATCCTTATATCCACAACACCTGATATTACGTCTGCATTTCCGGCACGTGCTGTACGATTAATGGACGGGTGGCAATATGTTCCTGTTATGTGCACACATGAAATGGATGTACCGAATGCATTACCATTATGTATTCGTGTATTAATTCATGCTGATGTAGAAGTAGCACAAAAAGATGTAAAGCACTTGTATCTCAATGATGCAGTGAAATTAAGACCAGATTTAGCCCAAGCTTAA
- the aroA gene encoding 3-phosphoshikimate 1-carboxyvinyltransferase, which produces MSEKVLQYNKPSLQGTLTIPGDKSVSHRSVMFGAIATGKTTVDGFLLGEDCLSTIDCFRKLGVKIDVEGTNVSIDSPGIDAWQEPSEVLFTGNSGTTTRLMLGILAGSKVHSVMTGDASIGKRPMRRVIDPLRQMGAHITGRANGQYTPLAIQGTPLQAIDYHMPVASAQVKSAVLLAGLRAEGTTIVRETEISRDHTERMLRQFGAEIDVMDGVISFEGGQTLTGTHVSVPGDISSAAFFLVAGAICQNSKITLENVGINPTRDGIIEILQNMGASMTVIPNEDSQSEPTATITIETSTLKATTIEGEIIPRLIDEIPILALLATQADGKTIIKDAEELKVKETDRIAAVVDELRKLGAKIEATEDGMMIEGPTPLQGSSLQTYGDHRIGMMGAIAALITEGTVTLDDADCIAVSYPTFFEHIESVK; this is translated from the coding sequence ATGAGTGAAAAAGTATTACAATATAATAAACCTTCCTTACAAGGAACTTTAACAATCCCAGGTGACAAATCAGTTTCTCACCGTTCGGTTATGTTCGGAGCGATTGCAACAGGTAAAACGACAGTAGATGGCTTTTTATTAGGAGAGGATTGTTTAAGTACAATTGATTGCTTCCGTAAACTCGGTGTAAAAATAGATGTGGAAGGCACAAATGTCTCCATAGACAGTCCAGGAATTGACGCATGGCAAGAGCCTTCTGAGGTATTATTTACTGGCAACTCAGGGACAACGACACGCCTAATGTTAGGGATTTTAGCAGGCTCCAAAGTCCATTCAGTAATGACGGGGGATGCATCAATTGGCAAGCGACCAATGCGTCGTGTCATAGATCCTTTACGTCAAATGGGCGCACACATTACGGGGAGAGCAAATGGTCAATACACCCCATTAGCTATCCAGGGGACACCGTTACAGGCGATTGATTATCATATGCCTGTTGCCAGTGCTCAAGTGAAATCGGCTGTTCTACTGGCAGGCTTACGGGCGGAAGGTACCACTATCGTACGAGAAACGGAAATTTCTAGGGACCATACTGAACGCATGCTCCGTCAATTTGGTGCAGAGATTGATGTGATGGATGGTGTAATCTCATTTGAAGGAGGTCAAACTCTAACAGGGACACATGTGTCTGTACCAGGTGATATTTCGTCAGCTGCCTTTTTCTTAGTGGCAGGTGCTATCTGTCAAAATAGTAAAATCACGCTAGAAAATGTCGGCATTAATCCAACGCGCGACGGTATCATTGAAATTCTTCAAAATATGGGTGCCTCAATGACAGTGATTCCAAATGAAGATAGTCAGTCAGAGCCGACTGCAACAATTACAATTGAAACGTCAACATTAAAAGCCACTACAATTGAGGGAGAGATTATTCCTCGACTTATCGATGAAATTCCAATTCTTGCTTTATTAGCCACACAGGCAGATGGCAAAACCATCATTAAGGATGCTGAGGAGCTAAAAGTAAAGGAAACAGACCGAATAGCGGCTGTGGTAGATGAATTAAGAAAACTTGGTGCTAAAATTGAAGCTACGGAAGATGGTATGATGATTGAGGGACCAACTCCATTACAAGGTTCTAGCCTTCAAACATATGGAGATCATCGTATCGGTATGATGGGCGCTATAGCAGCACTTATAACAGAAGGAACAGTTACATTAGACGACGCTGACTGTATTGCAGTGTCTTACCCAACATTTTTTGAGCATATCGAATCTGTAAAGTAA
- a CDS encoding steroid 3-ketoacyl-CoA thiolase, with translation MREVVIVAAVRTAVGRRKGALSNVRADDLAADVLQEAVQRAGIQKNQVEDVILGCVTQTAEQGANIARTALLMAGFPETVPGVTIDRQCGSSQQAVHFAAQAILAGDMDIVIAGGVESMTRVSMGTNMQSAHEGKRLQDNYAIIHQGLSAEKMAEKWSFSKEQLNNYAYNSHRRALAAMEAGYFTDEILPIQVTQEDGSVSTFSIDEGPRAETSVDKLNGLKTVFQEDGVITAGNASQMSDGASAVVVMSLEKSQELGIQPLAKIITRVVVGSDPTLMLTGPIEATRRALERSGLKIEDIDTYEVNEAFAPVPLAWLHETGADPEKLNPYGGAIALGHPLGATGTKLLTTMLYRMQRENLRYGLLAICEGMGMANATIIEKM, from the coding sequence ATGAGAGAAGTGGTGATTGTAGCGGCTGTTCGTACAGCGGTTGGCAGAAGAAAAGGAGCATTAAGCAATGTACGAGCGGATGATTTAGCGGCAGATGTTCTACAGGAGGCGGTGCAACGTGCAGGAATCCAGAAGAATCAGGTTGAGGATGTTATTTTAGGCTGTGTGACACAAACAGCCGAACAAGGTGCTAACATTGCTCGAACAGCCTTATTAATGGCAGGCTTTCCTGAGACTGTTCCTGGTGTAACTATTGATCGACAATGTGGTTCAAGTCAGCAGGCCGTGCATTTTGCAGCACAAGCCATTTTGGCAGGTGATATGGATATCGTTATTGCTGGTGGGGTTGAGAGTATGACAAGGGTGTCAATGGGTACTAATATGCAGAGTGCTCATGAGGGTAAACGCTTACAGGATAACTATGCCATTATTCACCAAGGTTTATCAGCAGAGAAAATGGCAGAAAAATGGAGCTTTTCAAAGGAGCAGCTAAATAACTATGCCTACAATAGTCATAGACGAGCATTAGCAGCGATGGAAGCTGGCTATTTTACAGATGAAATACTACCAATTCAAGTTACACAAGAGGATGGCTCTGTTTCAACTTTTTCAATTGATGAGGGACCAAGAGCTGAGACGTCAGTTGATAAATTAAATGGATTGAAAACCGTTTTTCAGGAGGATGGTGTAATAACAGCTGGTAATGCAAGTCAAATGAGTGATGGCGCATCGGCAGTCGTCGTTATGTCCTTAGAGAAATCACAGGAACTTGGTATACAGCCGCTTGCTAAAATCATCACAAGAGTTGTTGTCGGTTCAGATCCGACCCTCATGTTAACTGGTCCAATAGAGGCAACTAGAAGAGCACTAGAACGTTCTGGTTTAAAGATTGAAGATATCGATACGTATGAAGTGAACGAAGCTTTTGCGCCTGTGCCACTTGCTTGGCTGCATGAAACTGGAGCAGATCCTGAGAAGCTCAATCCATATGGGGGAGCTATTGCTTTAGGTCATCCATTAGGTGCAACGGGTACAAAGCTACTAACTACGATGCTCTACAGAATGCAGCGGGAAAATTTACGCTATGGACTACTGGCTATTTGTGAAGGTATGGGCATGGCAAATGCCACTATTATTGAAAAAATGTAA
- a CDS encoding 3-hydroxyacyl-CoA dehydrogenase: MKCHEVIAIVTGGASGLGEATVRKIVAEGGRAVIFDVNDERGHALSEELGDNVGYAHVDVTKEADVTVGLEQALTMFGSINVAVNCAGIADASKVISKRGVHALALFEKVIAVNLIGTFNVIRLAAEKMQHNEPNEDGQRGVIINTASVAAFDGQIGQAAYSASKGGVAAMTLPIARELAEIGVRVMTIAPGLIETPMFASLPEPAREALAKMTPFPKRLGKPSEYALLVESIIQNGLLNGEVIRLDGAIRMQPK; the protein is encoded by the coding sequence ATGAAGTGTCATGAAGTAATAGCTATTGTAACAGGAGGAGCGTCTGGATTAGGGGAAGCCACTGTCCGAAAAATCGTTGCGGAGGGTGGTAGAGCCGTTATATTTGATGTCAATGACGAGCGAGGTCATGCCCTATCAGAGGAATTGGGAGACAATGTTGGATATGCACACGTTGATGTAACAAAAGAAGCGGATGTAACAGTAGGGTTGGAACAAGCGTTAACAATGTTCGGTTCCATTAATGTTGCAGTTAACTGTGCAGGTATTGCTGATGCAAGCAAGGTAATTTCAAAGCGTGGTGTGCATGCACTTGCTTTATTTGAAAAGGTCATTGCTGTTAATTTAATCGGTACCTTCAATGTTATTCGTCTTGCAGCTGAGAAAATGCAGCATAATGAGCCGAATGAGGATGGTCAACGCGGCGTTATTATCAATACTGCCTCGGTAGCTGCGTTTGATGGGCAAATAGGACAAGCAGCCTATAGCGCATCAAAGGGTGGTGTAGCAGCGATGACATTGCCAATTGCTCGGGAACTAGCAGAGATAGGTGTACGTGTGATGACGATTGCACCAGGGTTAATTGAGACACCAATGTTTGCATCATTGCCAGAGCCAGCACGAGAGGCACTGGCAAAAATGACGCCATTTCCTAAACGTCTTGGGAAACCATCTGAATATGCACTATTGGTCGAAAGTATTATCCAAAATGGTTTATTAAATGGTGAGGTAATACGCTTAGATGGAGCTATTCGTATGCAGCCGAAGTAA
- a CDS encoding 3-dehydroquinate synthase, with product MRVPIATKSHQYEVVLGHNFLAEAVKAFEDKLQKADKLIVFTDVNVWAAQGDYFKANFPYEFNVFVLPSGEACKSFEQYNAAQTFLLQQKCSRKSFVFAFGGGAVGDLTGFVAATFMRGIPFIQIPTTILAHDSAVGGKTAINHPLGKNMIGAFYQPEGVIYDTVFIESLPEREVRSGTAEVIKHAMISNAAWLEELMTAETVIHFSTEELAIQLRKGIEVKAQIVAEDETEQSVRKFLNLGHTYGHAIEAAAGYGKVAHGEAVMIGLVYCLLLSERYGELDRHFTKSFLHFAVKNGYPFEAVNDYTFEQLTEYLMKDKKAEYGILQFVLLEKVGKPFVQPIDLGECKEVDAEFRQLLAEVLV from the coding sequence ATGCGAGTACCAATTGCAACGAAATCACATCAATATGAGGTTGTTCTTGGCCATAATTTTTTAGCGGAAGCAGTAAAAGCATTTGAGGATAAGCTTCAAAAAGCTGATAAACTCATTGTTTTTACAGATGTCAATGTATGGGCAGCTCAAGGAGATTATTTCAAGGCAAATTTCCCATATGAGTTTAATGTGTTTGTCTTACCAAGTGGCGAGGCATGCAAAAGCTTTGAACAGTACAATGCAGCACAGACATTTTTATTACAACAAAAATGCTCTCGCAAATCCTTTGTTTTTGCATTTGGCGGAGGTGCTGTTGGAGATTTAACTGGCTTTGTTGCTGCTACATTTATGCGTGGAATACCATTTATCCAAATACCAACAACCATTTTGGCACATGACTCAGCAGTTGGTGGTAAAACAGCCATTAATCATCCACTAGGAAAGAATATGATTGGTGCATTTTATCAACCTGAGGGAGTTATTTACGATACTGTATTTATTGAGAGCCTACCTGAACGTGAGGTACGTTCGGGTACTGCAGAAGTGATCAAGCATGCCATGATTTCGAATGCAGCATGGTTAGAGGAATTAATGACAGCCGAAACTGTCATTCATTTCAGTACAGAAGAATTAGCAATACAGCTTCGAAAGGGTATTGAAGTGAAGGCTCAAATTGTTGCAGAAGACGAAACAGAACAATCTGTACGGAAGTTTTTGAACTTAGGTCATACGTATGGACATGCCATTGAGGCAGCAGCGGGTTATGGAAAAGTAGCGCATGGTGAAGCAGTTATGATTGGGCTTGTTTATTGCTTATTATTAAGTGAGCGATATGGTGAGCTGGATCGTCATTTTACTAAGTCATTTTTACATTTTGCCGTGAAGAATGGCTATCCATTTGAGGCTGTAAATGATTATACTTTTGAACAATTGACAGAGTATTTAATGAAAGATAAAAAAGCGGAGTATGGGATTTTGCAATTTGTTTTGCTTGAAAAAGTTGGTAAACCTTTTGTGCAGCCGATTGATCTAGGAGAGTGCAAAGAGGTAGATGCAGAATTTCGACAGCTATTAGCGGAGGTGCTTGTATGA
- a CDS encoding histidinol-phosphate transaminase — translation MKWKQQLDGMQAYKPGKPIEEVQREYGLKEVIKLASNENPFGCSPKVTAYLQNNAVNHALYPDGYAQNLRTAVANFLGVKETQLLFGNGSDDIIAIITRALLYPGVNTVMADPSFSQYWHNAEIEGAEVRKIPCIEGAHNLDAMAAAIDEQTSIVWVCSPNNPTGVVIPDTDLRAFFAKVPNDVLVVLDEAYIEYVTHPGHKDTLPLIDEYPNVLLLRTFSKAYGLASFRVGYAIGQPDVIAKLDPVRAPFNNTILSQAVAAIALSDQDYIQACREANENGKKQYIEFCEKHNLKYFPTDTNFIFFNINADSDVVFQELMKRGFIVRSGKALGLPGFIRVTIGTEAQNEALLGQLENVLKEQGVFA, via the coding sequence ATGAAATGGAAACAACAATTGGACGGTATGCAAGCTTATAAGCCAGGTAAACCAATTGAAGAAGTACAACGTGAATATGGCTTAAAGGAAGTCATTAAATTAGCATCGAATGAGAACCCGTTTGGATGCTCACCTAAGGTAACAGCTTATTTACAAAATAATGCAGTGAATCATGCCCTTTATCCAGATGGCTATGCGCAAAATCTACGTACGGCTGTTGCAAATTTTCTAGGTGTGAAAGAAACACAGCTTCTTTTTGGGAACGGCTCTGACGATATCATTGCTATTATTACACGTGCTTTGTTGTATCCAGGGGTAAATACAGTTATGGCTGACCCATCCTTCTCTCAATACTGGCATAATGCTGAAATAGAGGGTGCAGAAGTACGAAAAATACCATGTATTGAAGGTGCACATAATTTAGATGCAATGGCAGCGGCAATTGATGAGCAAACATCCATTGTTTGGGTATGTAGTCCAAATAATCCAACAGGTGTTGTTATTCCGGATACAGACCTACGGGCCTTTTTTGCAAAGGTACCAAATGATGTCCTTGTCGTATTAGATGAAGCCTATATCGAATATGTGACACATCCTGGACACAAAGATACGCTACCATTAATCGACGAGTATCCAAATGTATTATTATTGCGCACATTCTCAAAAGCATATGGTCTTGCTTCATTCCGAGTTGGCTATGCGATTGGACAACCAGATGTCATTGCTAAGCTGGACCCAGTAAGAGCGCCATTTAACAATACTATCTTAAGCCAAGCAGTTGCGGCAATCGCTTTAAGTGATCAAGACTATATACAAGCATGTCGTGAGGCGAATGAAAACGGTAAAAAGCAATATATTGAATTTTGTGAAAAACATAATTTAAAATACTTCCCTACTGATACAAACTTTATTTTCTTTAATATTAATGCTGATAGCGATGTTGTATTCCAAGAGCTGATGAAACGAGGCTTTATAGTCCGAAGTGGAAAGGCTTTAGGATTACCTGGATTTATCCGTGTAACAATCGGTACAGAGGCTCAAAATGAAGCGTTACTCGGTCAACTTGAGAATGTCCTTAAAGAGCAAGGTGTTTTTGCATGA
- a CDS encoding prephenate dehydrogenase: MTRKVLVIGLGLIGGSIALALQKAPETKIIGYDMDAKTREHAQTLNIVHDIVVDPKSVAADVDVIIFGTPVNATLEWMEQLKTWPLKKKVIVTDTGSTKKMIMQKAGELRELGITFIGGHPMAGSHKSGVLAAKAHLFENAYYMLTPLAGEEIINMAQLESLLKFTHAKVVSVSAREHDHMTAVVSHFPHVVAASLVHQLGGENGEYPMTRSLAAGGFRDVTRIASSNPILWRDITLQNRDELIAQLEGWEKEMGRVKELLLHGSSNDIEGYFAVAKELRDELPISAGAMFTSFDLYVDVPDYPGVISEVTGLLADEAISITNLRIVESREDVFGILVISLQNESDRERAAACIQKRAKFETYIS; the protein is encoded by the coding sequence ATGACACGCAAAGTACTCGTTATTGGGCTTGGCCTAATCGGAGGCTCAATTGCCTTGGCATTACAGAAGGCACCAGAAACGAAAATTATTGGCTATGATATGGACGCTAAAACACGTGAGCATGCCCAAACGCTAAATATCGTTCATGATATTGTCGTAGATCCCAAATCAGTTGCTGCTGACGTAGATGTTATTATATTTGGGACGCCAGTAAACGCAACACTTGAGTGGATGGAACAATTGAAAACATGGCCATTAAAGAAAAAAGTTATTGTAACAGATACAGGAAGTACAAAAAAAATGATTATGCAAAAGGCTGGGGAATTAAGAGAGCTAGGCATTACCTTTATTGGGGGTCATCCGATGGCGGGCTCTCATAAAAGCGGTGTATTAGCTGCGAAAGCTCATCTTTTTGAAAATGCTTATTATATGCTGACACCACTAGCTGGTGAAGAAATTATCAACATGGCTCAGCTTGAAAGTTTATTAAAATTCACACATGCAAAAGTAGTCAGTGTTTCAGCTCGCGAGCATGATCATATGACAGCTGTTGTTAGTCACTTTCCACATGTAGTAGCTGCGTCTCTTGTGCATCAATTAGGCGGTGAAAATGGGGAATATCCGATGACACGTTCACTTGCAGCGGGAGGCTTTCGTGATGTAACACGTATTGCCTCATCCAATCCGATATTATGGCGAGATATTACATTACAAAACCGTGATGAACTCATTGCACAGCTAGAGGGCTGGGAAAAGGAAATGGGGCGTGTAAAGGAGCTTCTACTACATGGGAGTTCGAATGATATTGAAGGCTATTTTGCGGTAGCAAAAGAGCTTAGAGATGAATTACCGATAAGTGCAGGTGCAATGTTTACCTCATTTGACTTATATGTAGATGTTCCTGACTATCCAGGGGTCATTTCTGAAGTAACAGGCCTGCTTGCAGATGAAGCAATCAGTATTACGAATTTACGTATCGTAGAGTCCCGTGAAGATGTTTTCGGGATTCTTGTAATTAGCTTGCAAAATGAAAGTGACAGAGAACGTGCAGCGGCTTGTATCCAAAAGCGTGCAAAATTTGAAACATATATTTCATAG
- a CDS encoding chorismate synthase, translated as MRYLTAGESHGPQLTTIIEGLPSLLPITAEKINHDLKRRQGGHGRGRRMQIETDTVEIVAGVRHGQTLGSPLALVVSNDDWKHWTKIMGAEPLAEDVNPEDIKRQISRPRPGHADLVGGMKYGHRDLRNVLERSSARETTVRVAVGSVAKALLNELGISIVSHVTEIIGIKADTSLVEGKSADEIRAIVEADPCYCVDPEASAKMVEAIDEAKKAGDSIGGVVEVIVEGMPAGVGSYVHYDRKLDAKLAAAMLSINAFKGVEFGIGFEMARRKGSEVHDEIIWSEEQGYTRATNRLGGLEGGMSTGMPIVVRGVMKPIPTLYKPLQSVDIETKEPFKASVERSDSCAVPAASVVAEHVIAWEIANAILEQFHSDQLPQLKAQIEEQRRYTKGF; from the coding sequence ATGCGTTACTTAACAGCGGGAGAGTCACACGGCCCCCAATTAACAACAATTATTGAGGGATTACCATCACTCTTGCCAATTACAGCAGAAAAAATTAACCACGATTTAAAGCGTCGTCAAGGAGGACATGGTCGCGGTCGACGTATGCAAATCGAAACAGATACAGTGGAAATAGTTGCTGGTGTTCGTCATGGACAAACACTTGGTTCTCCCTTAGCACTCGTAGTCTCAAATGATGATTGGAAGCATTGGACTAAAATTATGGGAGCAGAGCCATTAGCAGAAGATGTGAATCCAGAAGACATCAAACGTCAAATTTCACGACCACGACCAGGACATGCTGACTTAGTAGGAGGCATGAAATACGGACATCGTGATTTAAGGAATGTGCTAGAACGTTCCTCTGCACGTGAGACAACTGTTCGTGTAGCTGTAGGTTCAGTGGCTAAAGCTTTATTAAATGAATTAGGCATCTCTATTGTGTCTCATGTAACAGAAATTATTGGTATTAAGGCAGATACATCTTTAGTGGAGGGAAAATCTGCTGATGAAATTCGTGCAATTGTTGAAGCAGACCCATGCTACTGCGTAGATCCAGAGGCTTCTGCCAAAATGGTAGAGGCGATTGATGAAGCGAAAAAAGCTGGTGATTCAATTGGTGGTGTTGTAGAGGTTATTGTTGAAGGAATGCCAGCTGGTGTTGGATCATATGTTCATTATGATCGTAAGCTTGATGCCAAATTAGCAGCTGCTATGCTGTCTATTAATGCATTTAAAGGTGTTGAATTTGGAATTGGCTTTGAAATGGCACGTCGCAAAGGTTCTGAAGTACATGATGAGATTATTTGGTCTGAAGAACAAGGCTATACACGTGCAACAAATCGCCTAGGCGGCTTAGAAGGCGGGATGTCTACGGGAATGCCAATTGTAGTACGTGGTGTTATGAAGCCAATTCCTACATTATATAAACCTTTGCAAAGCGTTGATATTGAAACAAAAGAACCATTCAAAGCAAGTGTAGAGCGCTCAGATAGCTGTGCAGTACCTGCAGCATCAGTTGTAGCAGAGCATGTTATTGCCTGGGAAATTGCCAATGCTATTTTGGAGCAATTCCATAGTGATCAATTACCACAACTAAAAGCTCAAATTGAAGAACAACGTCGTTATACAAAGGGGTTCTGA
- a CDS encoding fatty-acid--CoA ligase, with product MHMMDTPLVLTSFLNRAERFFHAKKIYSRTSPTTIHEFTYKDYVKRTRQLADALTKLGMERGTKVGTFAWNHHRHLEAYFAVPCAGAVLHMINIRLAPEHMAYVINHAEDEILLIDDNLVPLIAPIVSQLKTVKHFIVMGDAVILETIPLPNALSYEELLKNANDCFTFPEDLDENTPAGMCYTSATTGMPKGVVYTHRSIVLHSIAAGLSDSIAISEGDVVLPVVPMFHANAWGFPFASVLFGATQVLPGPMFTPQLLLDLFETYKVTLTAGVPTIWLGVLQEQRKNSRDLSSLRLIVCGGSASPQGLVRGFEQELKIPYITGYGMTETSPLVSLSTYLTHMEDYTSDEKMAVRITQGITVPLIETRVVNENGEVPWDSKTMGELTIRGPWVAGEYYNDERTSEAFKDGWLYTGDIAVMTADGYIKITDRTKDLIKSGGEWISSVELENSLMSHPKVFEAAVIAIPHEKWIERPLACVVPKPEYKDTITKVELLTDLENQFHKTWIPDDVVFLDEVPKTSVGKFLKAKLREDLKDYRVEV from the coding sequence ATGCATATGATGGATACACCTTTAGTATTAACAAGTTTTTTGAATCGAGCAGAACGATTTTTCCATGCAAAAAAAATATATTCACGGACAAGCCCCACAACTATTCATGAGTTTACCTATAAAGACTATGTAAAACGGACTCGTCAATTAGCGGACGCCCTTACAAAACTTGGAATGGAACGTGGTACAAAGGTGGGTACCTTTGCTTGGAACCACCACCGACATTTAGAAGCCTATTTTGCTGTTCCATGTGCAGGAGCTGTGTTGCATATGATTAATATTCGTTTAGCACCTGAACATATGGCCTATGTTATTAATCATGCGGAGGATGAAATACTACTCATTGACGATAACTTGGTGCCGCTTATTGCACCAATTGTCTCTCAGTTGAAAACCGTGAAGCATTTTATCGTAATGGGGGATGCAGTCATACTGGAAACCATTCCCTTACCGAATGCCCTTTCCTATGAAGAATTGCTTAAAAATGCAAATGATTGCTTTACATTCCCAGAGGATTTAGATGAAAACACACCCGCTGGCATGTGCTACACAAGTGCAACTACAGGAATGCCAAAGGGCGTCGTTTATACGCATCGCAGTATCGTTCTTCACAGTATTGCTGCTGGACTCTCTGATAGTATTGCAATTAGTGAAGGAGATGTTGTATTACCTGTTGTTCCAATGTTTCATGCAAATGCCTGGGGATTTCCATTCGCTAGCGTTTTATTTGGTGCTACACAGGTGCTACCTGGACCAATGTTTACCCCGCAGTTGCTATTGGATTTATTTGAAACATATAAGGTTACACTCACTGCTGGTGTGCCGACAATTTGGCTTGGTGTATTACAGGAGCAACGAAAAAATTCACGTGATTTATCCTCATTGCGCTTAATTGTTTGTGGGGGATCTGCATCACCACAGGGGCTCGTTCGTGGCTTTGAACAGGAGCTTAAAATTCCTTACATTACAGGCTATGGTATGACAGAGACATCGCCACTAGTTAGCTTGTCGACATATTTAACACATATGGAAGATTATACGTCTGATGAAAAAATGGCTGTACGAATTACACAGGGCATAACAGTGCCGCTTATTGAAACACGTGTTGTAAATGAAAATGGTGAAGTTCCTTGGGATAGCAAAACAATGGGGGAACTGACAATTAGAGGTCCGTGGGTTGCTGGAGAGTACTATAATGATGAACGAACATCCGAAGCCTTTAAAGATGGCTGGCTCTACACAGGGGATATTGCAGTCATGACAGCTGACGGTTATATAAAAATTACAGATCGAACAAAAGATTTAATTAAGAGTGGTGGGGAATGGATTTCGTCAGTGGAGCTTGAAAATTCCTTAATGTCACATCCTAAAGTATTTGAGGCGGCAGTGATCGCAATTCCCCATGAAAAATGGATTGAACGACCTTTAGCATGTGTTGTACCGAAGCCTGAGTATAAAGACACTATTACAAAGGTAGAGCTACTAACTGATTTAGAAAATCAATTCCATAAAACATGGATTCCAGATGATGTTGTATTTTTAGATGAAGTACCGAAAACTTCTGTCGGTAAATTCTTAAAGGCAAAGTTACGAGAAGATTTGAAGGATTATCGAGTAGAGGTATAA
- a CDS encoding chemotaxis protein CheR: MSDYEQFIEGIKRKTGIDLALYKEAQMKRRLTSLYEKKGYRNFVDFLRALEQDRDLMNEFLDRMTINVSEFYRNGKRWEVLQKKIFPKLLQSNKRLKIWSAACSTGEEPYSLVMVLSQLIPLSQIQIIATDLDENVIQKAKLGVYPERSLAEVPNDIKAKYFEQEGSFFRVKDEIKRCVTFKKHNLLNDSYDSNYDLIVCRNVMIYFTEDAKDQIYGNFSKALRKDGVLFVGSTEQIFNPSRYEFDVEDTFFYRRK, encoded by the coding sequence ATGTCTGATTATGAACAATTTATAGAAGGTATAAAGCGCAAAACAGGAATTGATTTAGCGTTATATAAAGAAGCGCAAATGAAAAGACGATTGACTTCTCTCTATGAGAAAAAAGGATATCGTAATTTTGTAGACTTTCTAAGGGCACTTGAACAAGATCGTGATTTAATGAATGAATTTTTAGATCGCATGACGATTAATGTTTCTGAATTTTATCGAAATGGGAAACGCTGGGAAGTGTTACAAAAGAAAATATTCCCGAAATTATTGCAATCAAATAAGCGTTTGAAAATTTGGAGTGCTGCTTGTTCAACAGGTGAAGAACCGTATTCACTAGTGATGGTATTATCTCAATTAATACCCTTATCTCAAATCCAAATCATTGCCACAGATTTAGATGAAAATGTCATTCAAAAGGCAAAGTTAGGTGTATATCCAGAGCGTTCTTTAGCAGAGGTGCCGAACGATATTAAAGCCAAATATTTTGAACAAGAAGGCTCTTTTTTTAGAGTCAAAGATGAAATTAAACGTTGTGTAACCTTTAAAAAGCATAACCTTCTGAATGATTCCTACGATTCAAATTATGATTTAATTGTGTGTCGTAATGTGATGATTTACTTTACAGAAGATGCAAAGGATCAGATTTATGGGAATTTTAGTAAAGCATTGCGAAAGGATGGAGTTTTGTTTGTTGGTTCAACAGAGCAAATCTTTAATCCATCACGGTATGAATTTGACGTAGAAGATACGTTCTTCTATAGACGAAAATAA